Proteins from a single region of Desulfolutivibrio sulfoxidireducens:
- the phoU gene encoding phosphate signaling complex protein PhoU: METALQQEITTLRVNILKMLHMAHEAVQKATKAVFENNADLARQIIDDDRHINALECLIDSESLRVLALYQPVAKDLRFIVGCMRMIVNIERLGDEGANIAERVLILHERPRLEANPALRQLAELALELVQKTITAFMELDADLAKEIFDRNIESMNLNVKIFKDTTEYMIRESRTVERAVQYSFIAHSFKRICDQSSNIAETIIFIKEGENYKHKCGK; encoded by the coding sequence GTGGAAACCGCGCTGCAACAGGAAATCACCACGCTTCGGGTCAACATCCTCAAGATGCTGCACATGGCCCACGAGGCGGTGCAGAAAGCCACCAAGGCCGTGTTCGAGAACAATGCCGACCTGGCCCGGCAGATCATCGACGACGACCGGCACATCAACGCCCTGGAGTGCCTGATCGACTCCGAGAGCCTGCGGGTCCTGGCCCTGTACCAGCCCGTGGCCAAGGACCTGCGCTTCATCGTGGGCTGCATGCGCATGATCGTGAACATCGAACGCCTGGGCGACGAGGGGGCCAACATCGCCGAACGGGTGCTCATCCTGCACGAGCGGCCGCGCCTGGAAGCCAATCCGGCCCTACGGCAACTGGCCGAACTGGCCCTGGAACTGGTGCAAAAAACCATCACCGCGTTCATGGAACTCGATGCGGACCTGGCCAAGGAAATCTTTGACCGCAACATCGAATCCATGAACCTCAACGTGAAAATCTTCAAGGACACCACAGAGTACATGATCCGCGAGTCCCGGACCGTGGAACGCGCCGTGCAATATTCCTTCATCGCCCACAGTTTCAAACGCATCTGCGACCAATCCTCGAACATCGCCGAGACCATCATCTTCATCAAGGAAGGCGAGAACTACAAACACAAGTGCGGGAAATAA
- a CDS encoding ribonuclease HII, producing the protein MSRAPVDRIPNDVPHAGIDEAGRGCLAGPVVASAVILPESYDLPGLTDSKKLTPGRRDTLAPAIKVQALAWAIGVVWPAEIDRVNILAATLAAMAKALCRLRIIPAVVLIDGNQTIPGHLLDRFPSPIRQHAVVGGDLTVPAISAASILAKTLRDDLMVRLDRRFPGYGLAHHKGYGTAEHLKALARLGPSSLHRLTFRRVRPTDQGSLI; encoded by the coding sequence ATTTCCCGCGCGCCTGTGGACCGCATCCCAAACGACGTCCCTCACGCCGGAATCGACGAGGCCGGACGCGGCTGTCTGGCCGGTCCCGTCGTGGCCTCGGCCGTCATCCTGCCCGAGTCCTACGACCTGCCGGGACTCACCGATTCCAAAAAGCTTACCCCCGGCCGCCGCGATACCCTCGCCCCGGCCATCAAGGTCCAGGCCCTGGCCTGGGCCATCGGCGTCGTCTGGCCCGCCGAGATCGACCGCGTCAACATCCTCGCCGCCACCCTTGCGGCTATGGCCAAGGCCCTGTGCCGCCTGCGCATCATCCCGGCCGTGGTCCTCATCGACGGCAACCAGACCATCCCCGGCCACCTCCTGGACCGTTTTCCGTCTCCGATCCGCCAACACGCCGTGGTCGGCGGCGACCTGACCGTCCCGGCCATCTCCGCCGCCTCCATCCTGGCCAAAACCCTCCGTGACGACCTCATGGTCCGCCTCGACCGCCGCTTTCCCGGCTACGGTCTGGCCCATCATAAAGGCTACGGCACCGCCGAACACCTCAAGGCCCTGGCCCGCCTCGGACCCTCCTCCCTCCATCGCCTCACCTTCCGCCGCGTCCGTCCCACCGACCAGGGGAGCCTGATATAA
- a CDS encoding FAD-binding and (Fe-S)-binding domain-containing protein: MLEKNPHISLSLDRLVPRVLGITPEELSSWPDDARELAVSLAAECFLVRYNPFVNPEEVRQGVAARLDAARPTAWGDYPGTLRAAVARFWKDYDADMRFKERVLMRLSEFLPDECLAQHTGSLVECSTDATDLRMELPMLVLTPISTEHVQGIVRLAGEMGFAVVPRGGGSGLTGGAIPARRRSVILSMSRMKAITAVDVEKKLLCAQTGVITLTAITAAAKHNLLLTVDPASKAASSLGGNIAENAGGPFCFEYGTTLDNIHSYTMVLPDARVIEVRRRDHPRHKILPEETAVFDIHDQAGTLTETISLQGGEIRGPGLGKDVSNKYLGGLPGVQKEGVDGIVTEACFILHDRLPHSRVLCLEFFGRSMRHAMLVIKDVVGLRDRIRLEGDAVKISALEEFGSKYVRAINYAKKSATYEGEPISVLLLQLDSADEQALDAAVANIVDIATPYENVDIFVAENDKQAEVFWEDRHKLSAISKRTSGFKINEDIVIPLGVVPEFSDFIEGLNLRCLGRAYKEALQNASRLHGVSPSDEFLAMEMEFADRILRGGLSAKDLSDAEVEVQTYYFFSDLTSRYPRLREPLREIYNDMIATRIEVANHMHAGDGNCHVNIPVNSNDQEMMRRAMEAADEVFTKVMSLGGAVSGEHGIGITKIAFLEDKKIAALRRYKAVVDPKNIFNPGKLVTKTLDVEPYTFSFNRLIRDIKKTALPEKDRLIAMLANIQFCNRCGKCKQVCPMYAPSQGLLYHPRNKNISLGALIEAIHYSQLRSGEPDPGLLDRLRRLMEHCTACGKCAAACPVKIQSAQVALDMRAYLETKEAGGHPIKTRVLSYLARDPSVRLPTAAKLMAYGQAFHGRAMGLVPAAWRNRLYNPVLRGPNPAIGVKNLAEKLRLEKGCLFSPPEAAPDAATVLYFPGCGAGLFSPGIGMAAVELLLRAGVRVVIPPAHLCCGYPLAVSGLAEAFATNRERTLAALRKLLEAARDKGFLPATLLTACGTCREALEGYDLAGSDGPMTRRDVLQFLAERLPPASSPDGRILYHAACHAEWAGVPALKVPEAYRAALAALTGAAVSVSPGCCGESGLGALTSPEIHNRIRAGKTGTLQKELADDAMPVVVGCPSCRIGIARCLGEIGRKNRVLHALEYLAALYGGPKWKRDLKKRLKAARVRL; encoded by the coding sequence ATGCTTGAAAAAAATCCCCATATTTCCCTTTCCCTTGACCGTCTGGTGCCCCGCGTTTTGGGCATCACCCCCGAGGAGCTTTCCTCCTGGCCGGACGATGCCCGGGAACTGGCCGTGTCCCTGGCCGCCGAATGCTTCCTGGTGCGCTACAATCCCTTTGTCAATCCCGAGGAGGTGCGCCAGGGCGTGGCCGCGCGCCTGGACGCGGCCCGTCCCACAGCCTGGGGCGACTATCCCGGGACGCTTCGGGCCGCCGTGGCTCGTTTCTGGAAGGACTACGACGCGGACATGCGCTTCAAGGAACGCGTCCTCATGCGCCTGTCGGAGTTTTTGCCGGACGAATGCCTGGCGCAGCATACCGGAAGCCTGGTGGAGTGTTCCACGGACGCCACGGACCTGCGGATGGAACTGCCCATGCTGGTCCTGACCCCGATCAGCACGGAGCATGTCCAGGGCATCGTGCGTCTGGCCGGGGAGATGGGCTTTGCCGTGGTGCCCCGAGGGGGCGGCTCGGGGCTGACCGGGGGGGCCATTCCGGCCCGCCGCCGCTCGGTGATCCTCAGCATGTCCCGGATGAAGGCCATCACCGCCGTGGACGTGGAAAAGAAGCTCTTGTGCGCCCAGACCGGGGTCATCACCCTGACCGCGATCACGGCGGCGGCCAAACACAACCTGCTGTTGACCGTGGACCCGGCCTCCAAGGCGGCCTCGTCGCTGGGCGGCAACATCGCCGAGAACGCCGGCGGCCCCTTCTGCTTCGAATACGGCACCACGTTGGACAATATCCACTCCTACACCATGGTTCTGCCCGACGCCCGGGTCATCGAGGTCCGCCGCCGCGACCATCCCCGCCACAAGATCCTGCCCGAGGAGACGGCGGTCTTCGACATCCACGACCAGGCCGGGACCCTCACCGAGACCATTTCCCTTCAGGGCGGCGAGATTCGCGGCCCGGGCCTGGGCAAGGACGTGTCCAACAAGTACCTGGGGGGCCTGCCCGGGGTGCAGAAGGAGGGCGTGGACGGCATCGTCACCGAGGCCTGCTTCATCCTGCATGACCGGCTGCCCCATTCGCGGGTGTTGTGCCTGGAGTTCTTCGGGCGTTCCATGCGCCACGCCATGCTGGTCATAAAGGACGTGGTGGGGCTTCGCGACCGCATCCGCCTGGAGGGCGACGCGGTCAAGATCTCGGCCCTGGAGGAGTTCGGGTCGAAATACGTGCGGGCCATCAACTATGCAAAAAAGTCCGCGACCTACGAGGGCGAGCCCATCTCGGTCCTGCTCCTGCAGCTTGATTCCGCGGACGAGCAAGCCCTGGACGCGGCCGTGGCCAACATCGTGGACATCGCCACGCCGTATGAGAACGTGGACATCTTCGTGGCCGAAAACGACAAGCAGGCCGAGGTCTTCTGGGAGGACCGGCACAAGCTCTCGGCCATCTCCAAGCGCACCAGCGGATTCAAGATCAACGAGGACATCGTCATCCCCCTGGGGGTCGTCCCGGAGTTCTCCGACTTCATCGAGGGGTTGAACCTCAGGTGCCTGGGCCGGGCCTACAAGGAGGCCCTGCAAAACGCCAGCAGGCTGCACGGAGTGTCCCCCTCGGACGAGTTTCTGGCCATGGAGATGGAATTCGCCGACCGCATCCTGCGCGGCGGACTCTCGGCCAAGGATCTCAGCGACGCCGAGGTGGAGGTGCAGACCTACTACTTCTTCTCCGACCTGACCTCCCGCTATCCGCGCCTGCGAGAACCCCTGCGCGAAATCTACAACGACATGATCGCCACCCGCATCGAGGTGGCCAACCACATGCACGCCGGGGACGGCAACTGCCATGTGAACATCCCGGTCAATTCCAACGACCAGGAGATGATGCGCCGGGCCATGGAGGCCGCCGACGAGGTGTTCACCAAGGTCATGAGCCTGGGTGGGGCGGTGTCCGGGGAGCACGGCATCGGCATCACCAAGATCGCCTTTCTGGAGGACAAAAAGATCGCGGCGCTTCGGCGCTACAAGGCGGTCGTGGACCCGAAAAATATCTTCAATCCCGGCAAGCTGGTCACAAAGACCCTGGACGTGGAGCCCTACACCTTCTCCTTCAACCGGCTCATCCGGGACATCAAGAAGACGGCCCTGCCCGAGAAGGACCGGCTCATCGCCATGCTGGCCAACATCCAGTTCTGCAACCGGTGCGGCAAGTGCAAGCAGGTCTGCCCCATGTACGCCCCGAGCCAGGGGCTTTTGTACCATCCCCGCAACAAGAACATCAGCCTGGGCGCCCTTATCGAGGCCATCCACTATTCCCAACTCCGCTCGGGCGAACCGGACCCGGGGCTCCTGGATCGCCTGCGCCGGCTCATGGAGCACTGCACCGCCTGCGGCAAGTGCGCCGCGGCCTGCCCGGTCAAGATCCAAAGCGCCCAGGTGGCCCTGGACATGCGGGCCTACCTGGAGACCAAGGAGGCCGGCGGCCACCCCATAAAGACCAGGGTTCTGTCCTACCTGGCCAGGGACCCCTCCGTCCGGCTGCCCACGGCGGCCAAGCTTATGGCCTACGGCCAGGCCTTTCACGGCCGGGCCATGGGCCTGGTCCCGGCGGCCTGGCGCAACAGGCTGTATAATCCGGTGCTGCGCGGCCCGAATCCGGCCATCGGGGTCAAGAATCTGGCCGAAAAGCTGCGCCTGGAGAAAGGCTGTCTCTTCTCGCCCCCCGAGGCCGCCCCGGATGCCGCAACCGTGCTCTATTTCCCCGGGTGCGGCGCGGGCCTTTTCAGCCCGGGCATAGGCATGGCCGCCGTGGAGCTGCTGCTTCGGGCCGGGGTCCGGGTGGTCATCCCCCCGGCGCATCTGTGCTGCGGCTATCCCCTGGCCGTGTCCGGCCTGGCCGAGGCCTTCGCGACCAATCGGGAACGCACTCTCGCGGCCCTGCGAAAGCTCCTGGAAGCGGCCCGGGACAAGGGATTTCTCCCGGCCACGCTTCTGACCGCCTGCGGCACCTGTCGCGAGGCCCTGGAAGGTTACGACCTGGCCGGATCGGACGGCCCCATGACCCGCCGGGACGTGCTGCAGTTTTTGGCCGAACGCCTGCCGCCCGCGTCCTCCCCGGACGGACGCATCCTGTACCACGCCGCCTGCCACGCCGAATGGGCCGGGGTCCCGGCCCTCAAGGTCCCCGAGGCCTACCGCGCCGCCCTGGCCGCGCTGACCGGCGCGGCGGTGAGCGTGTCCCCGGGCTGCTGCGGCGAATCGGGCCTGGGAGCCCTGACCTCGCCCGAGATCCACAACCGGATCCGGGCCGGAAAGACCGGGACCTTGCAAAAGGAACTGGCGGATGACGCCATGCCCGTGGTGGTCGGCTGCCCGTCCTGCCGCATCGGCATCGCCCGGTGCCTTGGGGAGATCGGCCGCAAAAACCGGGTGCTGCACGCCCTGGAATACCTGGCGGCGCTTTACGGCGGACCGAAATGGAAACGGGACCTGAAAAAGCGGCTCAAGGCAGCCCGGGTGCGGCTGTAG
- the mltG gene encoding endolytic transglycosylase MltG: MRYVILAVFLAVLAGAGAAGHHVWTFLTVPPEDPGHEVVVVIEPGQRFADVAARLVERGVVTDALLFTLYAKYTDLGGKVKAGEFALSTGLTPGKVLEVLTTSAGIQRKLSVPEGLTMRQTARIVEEAGFGTAESFVRAARDKALLEKYAVPADTAEGFLFPETYLFSRKPGNDAAYVVEAMLREFFRQAQNVWPVKPLEGKSLYEAVTLASIVEKETGVPEERARVAGVFLNRLAKNMLLQTDPTVIYGLGESFDGNLRRAHLDDPKNPYNTYQLPGLPPGPICSPGLGALLAVAAPEIHDYYYFVATGEGAHRFSKTLNDHINAVNRFQRKRTTSP; the protein is encoded by the coding sequence ATGCGCTACGTGATCCTGGCCGTTTTTCTGGCCGTTTTGGCCGGGGCCGGCGCGGCCGGCCATCATGTCTGGACCTTCCTTACCGTGCCGCCCGAGGACCCGGGCCACGAGGTGGTGGTGGTCATCGAGCCGGGCCAGCGCTTCGCCGACGTGGCCGCCAGGCTCGTGGAGCGGGGGGTGGTCACGGATGCCCTGCTTTTTACGCTCTACGCCAAATATACGGACCTGGGCGGCAAGGTGAAGGCCGGGGAATTCGCCCTGTCCACGGGCCTGACCCCGGGGAAGGTGCTGGAGGTGCTGACCACCTCGGCGGGCATTCAGCGCAAGCTTTCCGTCCCCGAGGGCCTGACCATGCGCCAGACGGCCAGGATCGTGGAGGAGGCCGGGTTCGGCACGGCCGAGAGCTTCGTGCGCGCGGCCAGGGACAAGGCGCTTTTGGAGAAATACGCCGTCCCGGCGGACACGGCCGAGGGCTTCCTTTTTCCGGAGACGTATCTCTTTTCCCGAAAACCCGGGAATGATGCGGCCTACGTCGTCGAGGCCATGCTCAGGGAGTTTTTCCGGCAGGCACAAAACGTCTGGCCGGTCAAGCCGCTCGAGGGCAAAAGCCTGTACGAGGCCGTGACCCTGGCCTCCATCGTGGAGAAGGAAACCGGGGTTCCCGAGGAGCGGGCCAGGGTGGCCGGGGTGTTTCTCAACCGGCTGGCCAAAAACATGCTGCTTCAGACCGATCCCACAGTGATCTACGGCCTGGGCGAGTCCTTTGACGGCAACCTGCGCCGGGCCCACCTGGATGACCCGAAAAATCCCTACAACACCTACCAGCTTCCCGGCCTGCCGCCGGGCCCCATCTGTTCCCCGGGGCTGGGCGCGCTTCTGGCTGTGGCCGCCCCGGAAATCCACGACTATTACTACTTCGTGGCCACGGGCGAGGGCGCCCACCGCTTCAGCAAGACCTTGAACGACCACATCAATGCCGTGAACCGCTTCCAGCGAAAACGCACCACTTCCCCGTAA
- a CDS encoding histidine phosphatase family protein has product MSELWLVRHGQSISNAGLPTGLPGDSGLTDVGRLQAMRTAEALPRAPDLILVSAYARAVDTARPAMERFPLAPVETAPVHEFTYLSPGKYAGTTRAMRHPLIRDFWRRCDPLYRDGEGAETFAELAARVEAFFARYVDSRDGKGGLTVVYSHGQFIRAVLLRFFGGLTADPDPLAMARFRGFREAFPVHNASILRMTAGPDRRVGPFEVSHLPPELRTL; this is encoded by the coding sequence ATGTCTGAATTGTGGCTTGTCCGGCACGGGCAAAGCATCTCCAACGCCGGGTTGCCCACCGGGCTTCCGGGCGATTCCGGGCTCACGGACGTGGGCCGCCTCCAGGCCATGCGTACGGCCGAGGCCCTGCCCAGGGCCCCGGACCTGATCCTGGTCTCGGCCTACGCCCGGGCCGTGGACACGGCCCGCCCGGCCATGGAGCGCTTCCCCCTGGCGCCGGTCGAGACCGCCCCGGTCCACGAATTCACCTATCTTTCCCCCGGGAAATACGCGGGCACCACCAGGGCCATGCGCCACCCCCTGATCCGGGACTTCTGGAGGCGGTGCGATCCGTTGTACCGCGACGGGGAGGGGGCCGAGACCTTCGCCGAGCTCGCGGCCCGGGTGGAGGCCTTTTTCGCCCGCTACGTCGATTCCCGCGACGGCAAAGGCGGCCTCACGGTCGTCTACAGCCATGGCCAGTTCATCCGGGCCGTGTTGTTGCGTTTTTTCGGGGGGCTTACGGCCGACCCGGACCCCTTGGCCATGGCCCGTTTCCGGGGCTTTCGCGAGGCGTTTCCGGTCCACAACGCCTCGATCCTGCGCATGACCGCCGGTCCGGATCGTCGCGTCGGCCCCTTCGAGGTGTCCCATCTGCCGCCCGAGTTGCGGACCCTCTAG
- the ruvX gene encoding Holliday junction resolvase RuvX: MKILGIDFGLARVGLAVTDPDGRVAFPVKTITRTTKKALFDELAAVITAQGVERIVVGLPRPLDGVPGREAETVRQIHNFVQSLARRTPVPIELVDETLSSAQAAEDLRAAGLSGKRLREALDAQAAVRIVNTFVSGREGEPCAT; this comes from the coding sequence ATGAAGATCCTGGGCATCGACTTCGGGCTGGCCCGCGTGGGACTGGCCGTCACCGATCCGGACGGCCGCGTGGCCTTTCCCGTGAAAACCATCACGCGCACCACGAAAAAGGCCCTTTTCGACGAGCTTGCGGCCGTCATCACGGCCCAGGGCGTGGAACGCATCGTCGTGGGCCTGCCCCGCCCCCTGGATGGCGTTCCCGGCCGGGAGGCCGAGACCGTCCGGCAGATTCATAATTTCGTCCAAAGCCTGGCCCGCCGCACCCCGGTTCCCATCGAACTCGTGGACGAGACCCTGTCCTCGGCCCAGGCCGCCGAGGACTTGCGCGCGGCCGGACTTTCGGGCAAGCGCCTGCGTGAGGCCCTGGACGCCCAGGCGGCGGTCCGCATCGTCAACACCTTTGTCTCCGGGCGGGAAGGCGAACCATGCGCTACGTGA
- the serB gene encoding phosphoserine phosphatase SerB, with the protein MQQIILIRITGDDKPGLTATLAKQLEGSRVDILDIGQAVIHDTLSLGILIRIPRESESAPIVKDLLFTAHELGVNLTFTPIPPERYERWVEAQGKARHIVTLLARTITAEQVAAISRVIAENGLNIDVITRLSGRAALDASVATRQACVEFSVRGTPPDPAGIKGQFLAIAAKLGVDIAFQEDGAFRRNRRLVAFDMDSTLIAAEVIDELAKEAGVGRDVAAITESAMRGEIDFKQSLRKRLSLLRGLPATTLDAVAERIPMTDGAERLITNLKRFGYKIAIISGGFTYFGRRLQERLGIDFLFANELEITDGQLTGNVVGDIVDAAKKAEILTGLAAREGLSLQQVIAVGDGANDLPMLNLAGLGIAFHAKPVVKQGAKQAISTLGLDSILYLIGMRDRDTVT; encoded by the coding sequence ATGCAGCAGATCATCCTGATCCGGATCACCGGCGACGACAAGCCGGGACTCACCGCCACCCTGGCCAAGCAGCTTGAGGGATCGCGCGTGGACATCCTGGACATCGGCCAGGCCGTCATCCACGACACCCTGTCCCTGGGCATCCTCATCCGCATTCCCCGCGAATCCGAATCCGCGCCCATCGTCAAAGACCTGCTTTTCACCGCCCACGAGCTCGGCGTCAACCTCACCTTCACCCCCATCCCGCCCGAGCGCTACGAAAGATGGGTGGAGGCCCAGGGCAAGGCCCGGCACATCGTCACGCTTTTAGCCCGGACCATCACCGCCGAACAGGTGGCGGCCATAAGCCGGGTCATCGCCGAAAACGGCCTGAACATCGACGTCATCACCCGCCTGTCGGGCCGGGCCGCGCTTGACGCGTCCGTGGCGACCCGCCAGGCCTGCGTGGAATTCTCCGTGCGCGGCACGCCCCCCGATCCCGCCGGCATCAAGGGCCAGTTCCTGGCCATCGCCGCGAAGCTCGGGGTGGACATCGCCTTCCAGGAGGACGGGGCCTTTCGCCGCAACCGCCGCCTGGTGGCCTTCGACATGGACTCCACCCTGATCGCGGCCGAGGTCATCGACGAGTTGGCCAAGGAGGCCGGGGTGGGCCGGGACGTGGCGGCCATCACCGAATCGGCCATGCGCGGGGAGATCGATTTCAAGCAAAGCCTGCGCAAACGCCTCAGTCTCCTGCGCGGCCTGCCGGCCACCACCCTCGACGCCGTGGCCGAGCGCATCCCCATGACCGATGGGGCCGAACGGCTGATCACCAACCTCAAGCGCTTCGGCTACAAGATCGCCATCATCTCCGGCGGGTTCACCTATTTCGGCCGCCGCCTCCAGGAACGCCTGGGCATCGATTTCCTTTTCGCCAACGAACTGGAGATCACGGACGGCCAGCTCACCGGCAACGTGGTGGGAGATATCGTGGACGCGGCCAAAAAGGCCGAAATCCTCACGGGACTCGCGGCCCGGGAGGGCCTGAGCCTGCAGCAGGTCATCGCCGTGGGCGACGGGGCCAACGACCTGCCCATGCTGAACCTGGCCGGCCTGGGTATCGCCTTCCACGCCAAGCCCGTGGTCAAACAAGGCGCCAAACAGGCCATCTCCACCCTGGGCCTGGACAGCATCCTCTACCTCATCGGCATGCGCGACCGGGACACCGTGACCTGA
- a CDS encoding B12-binding domain-containing radical SAM protein — protein sequence MNILLVSPAYPPTFWSMQHAGRFFHAPSNVPPLGLLTVAAMLPQVWPQRLVDMSVEPLQEEHLAWADAVFVSAMDIQMQSAATVVRRANAAGVPVVAGGPHYTLYHETVQGVDHIVVGEAEAVMPRLVADLQNGCAKPVYKADGFPRLTETPPPRLDLLDIKAYLAMPIQSTRGCPFQCEFCDVLFLNGLKPRHKSLEQILAELDNILSLGWGGMVFFVDDNFIGNKNLAKKFLHGIIAWQQKHGQPFTFITQASINLADDAELLGLMAKAQFKSVFIGIETPAAASLAECSKKQNMGRDLLRSVETIHSFGISVMGGFIIGFDADPPEIFNLQRQFIENAGIAVAMIGLLSAPPHTPLWKRLEKEGRILGLPSGNNTMDENALNFIPKLDKDFLVKGYKDLLREIYTPTASFGRIKKCLKNYKTPDFVAKRPVKMYDVKAMFLLLWTLGISTKGRLAFWSLFFHILFKRLAELPEMLHLAAMVHHCQIVTADFLRSDVTCSK from the coding sequence ATGAATATCCTGCTCGTTTCGCCAGCTTATCCGCCGACATTCTGGAGCATGCAGCATGCAGGACGATTTTTCCATGCGCCATCGAATGTTCCTCCTCTTGGTCTGCTCACCGTGGCAGCGATGCTCCCCCAGGTTTGGCCACAGCGACTTGTCGATATGAGCGTGGAACCGTTGCAGGAAGAGCACCTCGCCTGGGCTGATGCTGTGTTCGTAAGCGCCATGGATATTCAGATGCAATCGGCTGCGACGGTTGTGCGCCGGGCAAATGCCGCCGGAGTGCCTGTCGTGGCCGGGGGGCCACATTATACGCTGTATCATGAAACGGTCCAGGGGGTTGATCATATCGTGGTGGGCGAAGCCGAGGCAGTCATGCCCCGGCTTGTGGCCGATCTGCAAAACGGCTGCGCCAAGCCGGTGTACAAGGCGGACGGTTTTCCTCGCTTGACAGAGACACCGCCCCCCCGGTTGGATCTTCTCGACATCAAAGCGTACCTAGCCATGCCCATACAGAGCACACGAGGGTGCCCCTTCCAGTGCGAATTTTGTGATGTGTTGTTCCTCAACGGTCTGAAGCCCCGCCACAAATCCCTGGAACAAATCCTTGCCGAACTGGACAATATCTTGTCTCTTGGCTGGGGAGGCATGGTTTTTTTTGTCGATGACAACTTCATCGGCAACAAAAATCTGGCAAAAAAATTCCTGCACGGCATCATCGCTTGGCAACAGAAGCATGGGCAGCCTTTCACGTTCATCACACAGGCAAGCATCAACCTGGCCGACGACGCGGAACTGCTCGGTTTGATGGCGAAGGCCCAATTCAAGAGCGTCTTCATCGGCATTGAGACTCCGGCGGCCGCCTCCCTGGCCGAATGTTCCAAGAAACAAAATATGGGACGCGACTTACTCCGATCCGTGGAGACGATCCATTCCTTTGGCATCAGTGTCATGGGCGGCTTCATCATCGGTTTCGATGCGGATCCACCCGAAATTTTCAACCTCCAACGGCAGTTTATTGAGAATGCCGGCATAGCCGTGGCCATGATCGGGTTGCTCTCGGCCCCGCCCCACACGCCGCTGTGGAAACGTCTCGAAAAAGAGGGCCGGATTCTTGGCTTGCCCTCAGGCAACAACACCATGGACGAAAATGCCCTGAACTTCATTCCAAAACTGGATAAGGACTTCCTGGTTAAGGGATACAAAGACCTCTTGCGAGAAATCTATACGCCGACAGCATCCTTTGGGCGCATCAAAAAATGTCTGAAGAACTATAAGACTCCTGATTTTGTGGCAAAAAGACCTGTGAAAATGTATGATGTCAAGGCCATGTTCCTTTTGCTTTGGACACTTGGAATTAGCACGAAAGGTCGCTTGGCTTTTTGGAGTTTATTTTTTCACATATTATTCAAACGTCTAGCCGAACTCCCTGAAATGCTGCATTTGGCAGCCATGGTTCATCATTGTCAAATCGTGACAGCGGATTTTCTTAGAAGCGATGTGACGTGTTCAAAATGA
- the rplS gene encoding 50S ribosomal protein L19: protein MNPIQKIEMEQMRLDMPDFRAGDTVKVFLRIIEGEKERIQVFQGAVLRVRKGTTNATFTVRKVSDGVGVERVFPMHSPFLERIEVVSQGKVRRGRIYYLRRLKGKAARIKTRTAW from the coding sequence ATGAATCCGATTCAGAAAATCGAAATGGAACAGATGCGCCTGGACATGCCCGACTTCCGCGCCGGAGATACCGTAAAGGTGTTTTTGCGGATCATCGAGGGCGAAAAGGAACGCATCCAGGTCTTCCAGGGCGCGGTCCTGCGCGTGCGCAAAGGCACCACCAACGCCACCTTCACCGTGCGCAAGGTGTCCGACGGCGTGGGCGTGGAACGCGTCTTCCCCATGCACTCGCCGTTTCTCGAGCGCATCGAGGTGGTCTCCCAGGGCAAGGTCCGCCGTGGCCGCATCTACTACCTGCGCCGCCTCAAGGGCAAGGCCGCCCGCATCAAGACCAGGACCGCCTGGTAG